A window from Theobroma cacao cultivar B97-61/B2 chromosome 3, Criollo_cocoa_genome_V2, whole genome shotgun sequence encodes these proteins:
- the LOC18605871 gene encoding nascent polypeptide-associated complex subunit alpha-like protein 2: MSPAPVVEAAQPETEQVPSTEEPQKLPMSEEEAVVEDVKEDEKEDDEDDDEDEDDEDDDKEDGAQGANGGSKQSRSEKKSRKAMLKLGMKPVTGVSRVTIKRTKNILFFISKPDVFKSPNSETYVIFGEAKIEDLSSQLQTQAAQQFRMPDMGSVMAKSDTSTAAAGAPAEEEEEEIDETGVEPRDIDLVMTQAGVSRSKAVKALKTHNGDIVSAIMELTT, from the exons ATGTCGCCAGCTCCTGTGGTTGAAGCCGCCCAGCCTGAGACTGAGCAGGTTCCTTCTACTGAGGAACCCCAGAAGCTGCCCATG AGCGAGGAGGAGGCTGTGGTTGAGGACGTCAAGGAAGATGAGAAAGAAGATGATGAGGATGATGACGAGGATGAGGATGACGAGGACGATGACAAGGAGGATGGTGCTCAAG GTGCTAATGGAGGTTCAAAGCAAAGCAGAAGTGAGAAGAAGAGTCGGAAGGCAATGTTAAAGCTGGGCATGAAACCTGTTACTGGTGTCAGCAGGGTTACCATAAAGAGAACCAAGAAT ATACTCTTTTTCATCTCAAAACCTGATGTCTTCAAGAGCCCAAATTCTGAGACGTATGTCATTTTTGGTGAGGCTAAGATAGAGGATTTGAGCTCTCAGCTACAGACACAAGCTGCCCAGCAGTTCAGGATGCCAGACATGGGATCTGTGATGGCAAAATCTGACACCTCCACAGCAGCTGCTGGAGCACCAGCTgaggaggaagaggaagaaattgaTGAGACTGGGGTAGAGCCTAGGGACATTGACTTGGTCATGACACAGGCCGGGGTATCAAGGAGCAAAGCTGTCAAGGCACTCAAGACTCACAATGGGGACATTGTTAGTGCTATTATGGAGCTTACCACTTAG
- the LOC18605874 gene encoding uncharacterized protein LOC18605874 isoform X1, with product MMRPINSHLYTMMGFGSYVGNAHGGGSSNLSALAPPFTVDRSIPKPAATPLVDLGEPLNWLDSNPYTFNSPQPAQLPQLDLEPTPTPSYNQNSDLFEPKTYYPSYVSPPLHVPTFNEQSLPGLDHTAQWGGGLWDWEKGKPAQLGGSFYLKETSVAPSSIYMDHINLGAHPSKSLKTCEETSYNIYSPREDQAGPANIEKLDYNPVLGQNPSFMPVDYLKTSVIGSSSAISEANLQAPPLNLVNCKNNYVQISTPYEKPLRQHGTTLSDSIPSVKSSPGVVIRPPAVGTSSSASNSVSFKNVNTGINATDTNLAGNNRFTVKEPRFLFNFGSKNEFDPIQHSFLLDGNCYMSGELSTSTEKLSTRNMASKDASDNFFGAKSGVNLSRISPDNFSLAFENNEAVIAVENSLESLDHYNPPVDSPCWKGAPASNNSPFGSSEPVAVQLAKKLEACDDSNGQVLKFISSNTANMVKHPSGKAGEILMSDENGNVEDGSMSSLKLPPVSIPSFKEHEPDEAGKAGSHKYKASSACEVKFSDNASEWKKDYVLFDKSVDEVEKASHTSQQCLAEGRLASKNLCRSETGVADLEMKINDVSGCGSSHVSCHAVKHLSCAPSSVEDVSTKHTKFLGKEPVSNSSISVLVDTMQNLSELLLYHCSNEACELREQDVKSLEKVINNLDTCMSKNIGQETLLSELHKVWFPMSKKNGQESLLSELHKGTSTGSPQVAAIDVLSQHTQVKRKHFGKKDEKCSEFVSVRSGTDIKVKNDKMTQAIKKVLIENFHEKEETHPQVLLYKNLWLEAEAALCSINYMARYNNMKIEIEKCKLDTEKDLSEDTPDEDKISRSKLSADLDTNKKLTAIAESAPTLDVSNQNFPIASSSNHADDVTARFHVLKHRLNNSYSVHTRDADELSSSKLSLDLDAVDKLATEVKDSSTSSLQTQDSPLPGTACHTDDVEASIMTRLHILKSRGNVDLDSNEMEQKPLPEVVDLGFAGKKKQIPIDEDTADDGVLGFNLESVSQNQVVDYAGEQSVVKDFHLCVKHDCTIQSPKSTRLGNQLSAGWYDSCSSDWEHVLKEELSGQNS from the exons ACCCCAACCGGCTCAACTGCCTCAGCTGGATTTAGAGCCAACTCCCACTCCTTCCTATAACCAAAATTCGGATCTTTTTGAACCCAAAACCTATTATCCTTCCTATGTCTCACCACCCCTTCATGTGCCAACTTTCAATGAGCAGAGCTTGCCTGGCCTGGACCATACGGCTCAATGGGGCGGTGGCTTGTGGGATTGGGAGAAAGGGAAGCCGGCTCAGCTTGGTGGGAGTTTTTATTTGAAGGAGACGTCTGTAGCTCCTTCCTCCATTTACATGGATCATATCAACCTTG GAGCTCATCCCTCCAAAAGCCTAAAGACATGCGAAGAAActtcatataatatttattcaCCTAGGGAAGATCAAGCTGGGCCTGCTAATATTGAAAAGCTAGATTATAACCCTGTCCTGGGGCAAAATCCATCATTCATGCCTGTGGATTACTTGAAGACATCAGTTATCGGGTCCAGTTCAGCAATTTCTGAAGCCAACCTGCAGGCACCTCCCTTAAATCTGGTAAATTGCAAGAACAATTATGTGCAAATCAGCACTCCATATGAGAAACCTTTGAGACAGCATGGTACTACTTTAAGTGATAGTATACCTTCTGTGAAGTCTTCACCTGGGGTTGTTATTAGACCACCAGCTGTTGGTACCAGCTCTTCAGCATCAAATTCTGtttcatttaaaaatgttaataCTGGCATTAATGCAACTGATACAAATTTGGCTGGCAATAATCGCTTTACTGTGAAGGAGCCTCGTTTTTTGTTTAACTTTGGTAGCAAAAATGAGTTTGACCCAATTCAACACAGCTTTCTCCTTGATGGGAATTGTTATATGTCCGGGGAATTGTCAACAAGCACTGAAAAGCTTTCAACAAGAAATATGGCCTCTAAGGATGCCTCTGATAATTTCTTCGGAGCAAAATCTGGAGTTAATTTGTCTCGAATTAGTCCAGATAATTTCAGTTTGGCATTTGAGAATAATGAAGCAGTCATTGCTGTGGAGAATTCTTTAGAGAGTTTAGATCATTACAACCCTCCTGTTGACTCACCTTGCTGGAAAGGAGCTCCAGCTTCTAATAATTCCCCATTTGGTTCTTCTGAGCCTGTTGCTGTGCAGCTTGCAAAGAAACTTGAAGCATGCGATGATTCAAATGGTCAAGtgcttaaatttatttcttcgAATACTGCTAACATGGTTAAACATCCTTCAGGAAAAGCAGGTGAAATTTTGATGTCTGATGAAAATGGGAATGTGGAAGATGGTTCAATGTCGTCTCTTAAATTGCCGCCAGTCTCTATCCCGTCTTTTAAAGAACATGAACCTGATGAAGCTGGGAAAGCAGGATCCCATAAATATAAAGCAAGTTCTGCCTGTGAGGTCAAATTCTCTGATAATGCAAGTGAATGGAAGAAAGATTATGTCTTATTCGACAAGTCAGTGGATGAGGTTGAGAAGGCATCTCACACCAGTCAACAATGTCTTGCAGAAGGTAGATTAGCTTCTAAAAATTTGTGCAGATCTGAGACTGGTGTTGCAGATCTTGAGATGAAGATAAATGATGTCTCAGGCTGTGGTTCATCTCATGTGTCATGCCATGCTGTAAAGCATTTATCGTGTGCACCATCCTCTGTAGAAGATGTTTCTACAAAGCATACTAAATTCTTAGGCAAAGAACCAGTGTCAAATAGCAGCATCAGTGTTCTGGTAGATACAATGCAGAACCTGTCAGAATTGCTTCTATATCACTGCTCCAATGAGGCATGTGAATTAAGGGAACAAGATGTCAAGTCCCTTGAAAAAGTAATCAACAATCTCGATACATGCATGTCAAAAAATATCGGACAAGAGACATTACTGAGTGAGCTACATAAGGTATGGTTCCCcatgtcaaaaaaaaatggaCAAGAGTCATTATTGAGTGAGCTACATAAG GGAACAAGTACGGGAAGCCCCCAGGTGGCAGCTATTGATGTTCTAAGTCAGCATACACAAGTGAAGAGGAAGCATTTTGGTAAGAAAGATGAGAAATGTTCTGAATTTGTTTCTGTCAGGAGTGGTACAGacataaaagtgaaaaatgataAGATGACCCAG GCTATAAAGAAGGTTCttattgagaattttcatgagaaGGAAGAGACACACCCACAAGTTCTCTTGTATAAGAATCTATGGCTTGAAGCAGAAGCTGCTTTATGCTCCATCAATTACATGGCTCGCTACAATAACATGAAGATTGAAATAGAAAAATGCAAATTGGACACAGAAAAAG ATTTGTCAGAAGACACACCAGATGAGGACAAAATCTCAAGGTCTAAATTATCTGCTGATCTAGACACCAATAAGAAATTAACAGCAATAGCTGAGAGTGCACCAACCCTAGATGTTTCTAACCAAAATTTTCCTATAGCAAGCTCCAGCAACCATGCTGATGATGTCACAGCCAGATTTCATGTACTAAAACACCGGCTTAACAATTCATATTCTGTTCATACTAGAGATGCGGATGAACTCTCGAGCTCAAAGCTTTCTTTAGATTTGGATGCGGTTGACAAATTGGCAACTGAAGTAAAGGATAGCTCAACCTCAAGTCTGCAAACCCAAGACTCCCCTCTACCAGGAACAGCCTGCCATACAGATGATGTTGAAGCCTCCATCATGACTAGGTTGCATATCCTGAAAAGCCGAGGCAATGTCGATCTGGATTCCAATGAGATGGAGCAGAAACCACTGCCAGAGGTTGTTGATCTTGGATTTGcaggaaagaaaaagcaaataCCCATTGATGAAGACACAGCAGATGATGGAGTTTTGGGTTTTAATTTGGAATCTGTCTCACAGAACCAAGTGGTTGACTATGCTGGAGAACAGTCAGTTGTGAAGGATTTTCATCTATGTGTCAAGCATGATTGCACAATACAGTCTCCCAAGAGCACCAGGCTTGGAAATCAACTCTCTGCAGGCTGGTATGACAGCTGTTCTTCAGACTGGGAGCACGTATTGAAGGAGGAGCTCTCAGGACAGAACAGTTGA
- the LOC18605874 gene encoding uncharacterized protein LOC18605874 isoform X3 — MMRPINSHLYTMMGFGSYVGNAHGGGSSNLSALAPPFTVDRSIPKPAATPLVDLGEPLNWLDSNPYTFNSPQPAQLPQLDLEPTPTPSYNQNSDLFEPKTYYPSYVSPPLHVPTFNEQSLPGLDHTAQWGGGLWDWEKGKPAQLGGSFYLKETSVAPSSIYMDHINLGAHPSKSLKTCEETSYNIYSPREDQAGPANIEKLDYNPVLGQNPSFMPVDYLKTSVIGSSSAISEANLQAPPLNLVNCKNNYVQISTPYEKPLRQHGTTLSDSIPSVKSSPGVVIRPPAVGTSSSASNSVSFKNVNTGINATDTNLAGNNRFTVKEPRFLFNFGSKNEFDPIQHSFLLDGNCYMSGELSTSTEKLSTRNMASKDASDNFFGAKSGVNLSRISPDNFSLAFENNEAVIAVENSLESLDHYNPPVDSPCWKGAPASNNSPFGSSEPVAVQLAKKLEACDDSNGQVLKFISSNTANMVKHPSGKAGEILMSDENGNVEDGSMSSLKLPPVSIPSFKEHEPDEAGKAGSHKYKASSACEVKFSDNASEWKKDYVLFDKSVDEVEKASHTSQQCLAEGRLASKNLCRSETGVADLEMKINDVSGCGSSHVSCHAVKHLSCAPSSVEDVSTKHTKFLGKEPVSNSSISVLVDTMQNLSELLLYHCSNEACELREQDVKSLEKVINNLDTCMSKNIGQETLLSELHKGTSTGSPQVAAIDVLSQHTQVKRKHFGKKDEKCSEFVSVRSGTDIKVKNDKMTQAIKKVLIENFHEKEETHPQVLLYKNLWLEAEAALCSINYMARYNNMKIEIEKCKLDTEKDLSEDTPDEDKISRSKLSADLDTNKKLTAIAESAPTLDVSNQNFPIASSSNHADDVTARFHVLKHRLNNSYSVHTRDADELSSSKLSLDLDAVDKLATEVKDSSTSSLQTQDSPLPGTACHTDDVEASIMTRLHILKSRGNVDLDSNEMEQKPLPEVVDLGFAGKKKQIPIDEDTADDGVLGFNLESVSQNQVVDYAGEQSVVKDFHLCVKHDCTIQSPKSTRLGNQLSAGWYDSCSSDWEHVLKEELSGQNS, encoded by the exons ACCCCAACCGGCTCAACTGCCTCAGCTGGATTTAGAGCCAACTCCCACTCCTTCCTATAACCAAAATTCGGATCTTTTTGAACCCAAAACCTATTATCCTTCCTATGTCTCACCACCCCTTCATGTGCCAACTTTCAATGAGCAGAGCTTGCCTGGCCTGGACCATACGGCTCAATGGGGCGGTGGCTTGTGGGATTGGGAGAAAGGGAAGCCGGCTCAGCTTGGTGGGAGTTTTTATTTGAAGGAGACGTCTGTAGCTCCTTCCTCCATTTACATGGATCATATCAACCTTG GAGCTCATCCCTCCAAAAGCCTAAAGACATGCGAAGAAActtcatataatatttattcaCCTAGGGAAGATCAAGCTGGGCCTGCTAATATTGAAAAGCTAGATTATAACCCTGTCCTGGGGCAAAATCCATCATTCATGCCTGTGGATTACTTGAAGACATCAGTTATCGGGTCCAGTTCAGCAATTTCTGAAGCCAACCTGCAGGCACCTCCCTTAAATCTGGTAAATTGCAAGAACAATTATGTGCAAATCAGCACTCCATATGAGAAACCTTTGAGACAGCATGGTACTACTTTAAGTGATAGTATACCTTCTGTGAAGTCTTCACCTGGGGTTGTTATTAGACCACCAGCTGTTGGTACCAGCTCTTCAGCATCAAATTCTGtttcatttaaaaatgttaataCTGGCATTAATGCAACTGATACAAATTTGGCTGGCAATAATCGCTTTACTGTGAAGGAGCCTCGTTTTTTGTTTAACTTTGGTAGCAAAAATGAGTTTGACCCAATTCAACACAGCTTTCTCCTTGATGGGAATTGTTATATGTCCGGGGAATTGTCAACAAGCACTGAAAAGCTTTCAACAAGAAATATGGCCTCTAAGGATGCCTCTGATAATTTCTTCGGAGCAAAATCTGGAGTTAATTTGTCTCGAATTAGTCCAGATAATTTCAGTTTGGCATTTGAGAATAATGAAGCAGTCATTGCTGTGGAGAATTCTTTAGAGAGTTTAGATCATTACAACCCTCCTGTTGACTCACCTTGCTGGAAAGGAGCTCCAGCTTCTAATAATTCCCCATTTGGTTCTTCTGAGCCTGTTGCTGTGCAGCTTGCAAAGAAACTTGAAGCATGCGATGATTCAAATGGTCAAGtgcttaaatttatttcttcgAATACTGCTAACATGGTTAAACATCCTTCAGGAAAAGCAGGTGAAATTTTGATGTCTGATGAAAATGGGAATGTGGAAGATGGTTCAATGTCGTCTCTTAAATTGCCGCCAGTCTCTATCCCGTCTTTTAAAGAACATGAACCTGATGAAGCTGGGAAAGCAGGATCCCATAAATATAAAGCAAGTTCTGCCTGTGAGGTCAAATTCTCTGATAATGCAAGTGAATGGAAGAAAGATTATGTCTTATTCGACAAGTCAGTGGATGAGGTTGAGAAGGCATCTCACACCAGTCAACAATGTCTTGCAGAAGGTAGATTAGCTTCTAAAAATTTGTGCAGATCTGAGACTGGTGTTGCAGATCTTGAGATGAAGATAAATGATGTCTCAGGCTGTGGTTCATCTCATGTGTCATGCCATGCTGTAAAGCATTTATCGTGTGCACCATCCTCTGTAGAAGATGTTTCTACAAAGCATACTAAATTCTTAGGCAAAGAACCAGTGTCAAATAGCAGCATCAGTGTTCTGGTAGATACAATGCAGAACCTGTCAGAATTGCTTCTATATCACTGCTCCAATGAGGCATGTGAATTAAGGGAACAAGATGTCAAGTCCCTTGAAAAAGTAATCAACAATCTCGATACATGCATGTCAAAAAATATCGGACAAGAGACATTACTGAGTGAGCTACATAAG GGAACAAGTACGGGAAGCCCCCAGGTGGCAGCTATTGATGTTCTAAGTCAGCATACACAAGTGAAGAGGAAGCATTTTGGTAAGAAAGATGAGAAATGTTCTGAATTTGTTTCTGTCAGGAGTGGTACAGacataaaagtgaaaaatgataAGATGACCCAG GCTATAAAGAAGGTTCttattgagaattttcatgagaaGGAAGAGACACACCCACAAGTTCTCTTGTATAAGAATCTATGGCTTGAAGCAGAAGCTGCTTTATGCTCCATCAATTACATGGCTCGCTACAATAACATGAAGATTGAAATAGAAAAATGCAAATTGGACACAGAAAAAG ATTTGTCAGAAGACACACCAGATGAGGACAAAATCTCAAGGTCTAAATTATCTGCTGATCTAGACACCAATAAGAAATTAACAGCAATAGCTGAGAGTGCACCAACCCTAGATGTTTCTAACCAAAATTTTCCTATAGCAAGCTCCAGCAACCATGCTGATGATGTCACAGCCAGATTTCATGTACTAAAACACCGGCTTAACAATTCATATTCTGTTCATACTAGAGATGCGGATGAACTCTCGAGCTCAAAGCTTTCTTTAGATTTGGATGCGGTTGACAAATTGGCAACTGAAGTAAAGGATAGCTCAACCTCAAGTCTGCAAACCCAAGACTCCCCTCTACCAGGAACAGCCTGCCATACAGATGATGTTGAAGCCTCCATCATGACTAGGTTGCATATCCTGAAAAGCCGAGGCAATGTCGATCTGGATTCCAATGAGATGGAGCAGAAACCACTGCCAGAGGTTGTTGATCTTGGATTTGcaggaaagaaaaagcaaataCCCATTGATGAAGACACAGCAGATGATGGAGTTTTGGGTTTTAATTTGGAATCTGTCTCACAGAACCAAGTGGTTGACTATGCTGGAGAACAGTCAGTTGTGAAGGATTTTCATCTATGTGTCAAGCATGATTGCACAATACAGTCTCCCAAGAGCACCAGGCTTGGAAATCAACTCTCTGCAGGCTGGTATGACAGCTGTTCTTCAGACTGGGAGCACGTATTGAAGGAGGAGCTCTCAGGACAGAACAGTTGA
- the LOC18605874 gene encoding uncharacterized protein LOC18605874 isoform X2: MMGFGSYVGNAHGGGSSNLSALAPPFTVDRSIPKPAATPLVDLGEPLNWLDSNPYTFNSPQPAQLPQLDLEPTPTPSYNQNSDLFEPKTYYPSYVSPPLHVPTFNEQSLPGLDHTAQWGGGLWDWEKGKPAQLGGSFYLKETSVAPSSIYMDHINLGAHPSKSLKTCEETSYNIYSPREDQAGPANIEKLDYNPVLGQNPSFMPVDYLKTSVIGSSSAISEANLQAPPLNLVNCKNNYVQISTPYEKPLRQHGTTLSDSIPSVKSSPGVVIRPPAVGTSSSASNSVSFKNVNTGINATDTNLAGNNRFTVKEPRFLFNFGSKNEFDPIQHSFLLDGNCYMSGELSTSTEKLSTRNMASKDASDNFFGAKSGVNLSRISPDNFSLAFENNEAVIAVENSLESLDHYNPPVDSPCWKGAPASNNSPFGSSEPVAVQLAKKLEACDDSNGQVLKFISSNTANMVKHPSGKAGEILMSDENGNVEDGSMSSLKLPPVSIPSFKEHEPDEAGKAGSHKYKASSACEVKFSDNASEWKKDYVLFDKSVDEVEKASHTSQQCLAEGRLASKNLCRSETGVADLEMKINDVSGCGSSHVSCHAVKHLSCAPSSVEDVSTKHTKFLGKEPVSNSSISVLVDTMQNLSELLLYHCSNEACELREQDVKSLEKVINNLDTCMSKNIGQETLLSELHKVWFPMSKKNGQESLLSELHKGTSTGSPQVAAIDVLSQHTQVKRKHFGKKDEKCSEFVSVRSGTDIKVKNDKMTQAIKKVLIENFHEKEETHPQVLLYKNLWLEAEAALCSINYMARYNNMKIEIEKCKLDTEKDLSEDTPDEDKISRSKLSADLDTNKKLTAIAESAPTLDVSNQNFPIASSSNHADDVTARFHVLKHRLNNSYSVHTRDADELSSSKLSLDLDAVDKLATEVKDSSTSSLQTQDSPLPGTACHTDDVEASIMTRLHILKSRGNVDLDSNEMEQKPLPEVVDLGFAGKKKQIPIDEDTADDGVLGFNLESVSQNQVVDYAGEQSVVKDFHLCVKHDCTIQSPKSTRLGNQLSAGWYDSCSSDWEHVLKEELSGQNS; the protein is encoded by the exons ACCCCAACCGGCTCAACTGCCTCAGCTGGATTTAGAGCCAACTCCCACTCCTTCCTATAACCAAAATTCGGATCTTTTTGAACCCAAAACCTATTATCCTTCCTATGTCTCACCACCCCTTCATGTGCCAACTTTCAATGAGCAGAGCTTGCCTGGCCTGGACCATACGGCTCAATGGGGCGGTGGCTTGTGGGATTGGGAGAAAGGGAAGCCGGCTCAGCTTGGTGGGAGTTTTTATTTGAAGGAGACGTCTGTAGCTCCTTCCTCCATTTACATGGATCATATCAACCTTG GAGCTCATCCCTCCAAAAGCCTAAAGACATGCGAAGAAActtcatataatatttattcaCCTAGGGAAGATCAAGCTGGGCCTGCTAATATTGAAAAGCTAGATTATAACCCTGTCCTGGGGCAAAATCCATCATTCATGCCTGTGGATTACTTGAAGACATCAGTTATCGGGTCCAGTTCAGCAATTTCTGAAGCCAACCTGCAGGCACCTCCCTTAAATCTGGTAAATTGCAAGAACAATTATGTGCAAATCAGCACTCCATATGAGAAACCTTTGAGACAGCATGGTACTACTTTAAGTGATAGTATACCTTCTGTGAAGTCTTCACCTGGGGTTGTTATTAGACCACCAGCTGTTGGTACCAGCTCTTCAGCATCAAATTCTGtttcatttaaaaatgttaataCTGGCATTAATGCAACTGATACAAATTTGGCTGGCAATAATCGCTTTACTGTGAAGGAGCCTCGTTTTTTGTTTAACTTTGGTAGCAAAAATGAGTTTGACCCAATTCAACACAGCTTTCTCCTTGATGGGAATTGTTATATGTCCGGGGAATTGTCAACAAGCACTGAAAAGCTTTCAACAAGAAATATGGCCTCTAAGGATGCCTCTGATAATTTCTTCGGAGCAAAATCTGGAGTTAATTTGTCTCGAATTAGTCCAGATAATTTCAGTTTGGCATTTGAGAATAATGAAGCAGTCATTGCTGTGGAGAATTCTTTAGAGAGTTTAGATCATTACAACCCTCCTGTTGACTCACCTTGCTGGAAAGGAGCTCCAGCTTCTAATAATTCCCCATTTGGTTCTTCTGAGCCTGTTGCTGTGCAGCTTGCAAAGAAACTTGAAGCATGCGATGATTCAAATGGTCAAGtgcttaaatttatttcttcgAATACTGCTAACATGGTTAAACATCCTTCAGGAAAAGCAGGTGAAATTTTGATGTCTGATGAAAATGGGAATGTGGAAGATGGTTCAATGTCGTCTCTTAAATTGCCGCCAGTCTCTATCCCGTCTTTTAAAGAACATGAACCTGATGAAGCTGGGAAAGCAGGATCCCATAAATATAAAGCAAGTTCTGCCTGTGAGGTCAAATTCTCTGATAATGCAAGTGAATGGAAGAAAGATTATGTCTTATTCGACAAGTCAGTGGATGAGGTTGAGAAGGCATCTCACACCAGTCAACAATGTCTTGCAGAAGGTAGATTAGCTTCTAAAAATTTGTGCAGATCTGAGACTGGTGTTGCAGATCTTGAGATGAAGATAAATGATGTCTCAGGCTGTGGTTCATCTCATGTGTCATGCCATGCTGTAAAGCATTTATCGTGTGCACCATCCTCTGTAGAAGATGTTTCTACAAAGCATACTAAATTCTTAGGCAAAGAACCAGTGTCAAATAGCAGCATCAGTGTTCTGGTAGATACAATGCAGAACCTGTCAGAATTGCTTCTATATCACTGCTCCAATGAGGCATGTGAATTAAGGGAACAAGATGTCAAGTCCCTTGAAAAAGTAATCAACAATCTCGATACATGCATGTCAAAAAATATCGGACAAGAGACATTACTGAGTGAGCTACATAAGGTATGGTTCCCcatgtcaaaaaaaaatggaCAAGAGTCATTATTGAGTGAGCTACATAAG GGAACAAGTACGGGAAGCCCCCAGGTGGCAGCTATTGATGTTCTAAGTCAGCATACACAAGTGAAGAGGAAGCATTTTGGTAAGAAAGATGAGAAATGTTCTGAATTTGTTTCTGTCAGGAGTGGTACAGacataaaagtgaaaaatgataAGATGACCCAG GCTATAAAGAAGGTTCttattgagaattttcatgagaaGGAAGAGACACACCCACAAGTTCTCTTGTATAAGAATCTATGGCTTGAAGCAGAAGCTGCTTTATGCTCCATCAATTACATGGCTCGCTACAATAACATGAAGATTGAAATAGAAAAATGCAAATTGGACACAGAAAAAG ATTTGTCAGAAGACACACCAGATGAGGACAAAATCTCAAGGTCTAAATTATCTGCTGATCTAGACACCAATAAGAAATTAACAGCAATAGCTGAGAGTGCACCAACCCTAGATGTTTCTAACCAAAATTTTCCTATAGCAAGCTCCAGCAACCATGCTGATGATGTCACAGCCAGATTTCATGTACTAAAACACCGGCTTAACAATTCATATTCTGTTCATACTAGAGATGCGGATGAACTCTCGAGCTCAAAGCTTTCTTTAGATTTGGATGCGGTTGACAAATTGGCAACTGAAGTAAAGGATAGCTCAACCTCAAGTCTGCAAACCCAAGACTCCCCTCTACCAGGAACAGCCTGCCATACAGATGATGTTGAAGCCTCCATCATGACTAGGTTGCATATCCTGAAAAGCCGAGGCAATGTCGATCTGGATTCCAATGAGATGGAGCAGAAACCACTGCCAGAGGTTGTTGATCTTGGATTTGcaggaaagaaaaagcaaataCCCATTGATGAAGACACAGCAGATGATGGAGTTTTGGGTTTTAATTTGGAATCTGTCTCACAGAACCAAGTGGTTGACTATGCTGGAGAACAGTCAGTTGTGAAGGATTTTCATCTATGTGTCAAGCATGATTGCACAATACAGTCTCCCAAGAGCACCAGGCTTGGAAATCAACTCTCTGCAGGCTGGTATGACAGCTGTTCTTCAGACTGGGAGCACGTATTGAAGGAGGAGCTCTCAGGACAGAACAGTTGA
- the LOC18605873 gene encoding peroxidase 5: protein MIKMSPRKLTRVFTILAVVLFCQSVHSQLQIGFYRDTCSLVEFIVKEEVTKAFIKERGVAAGLMRMHFHDCFVRGCDGSVLLDSTPPSTAEKDSFANNPSLRGYEVIDNAKARLEAVCKGVVSCADIVAFAARDSIEITGGLGYDVPAGRRDGRTSLASEIIGNLPPPTFNVSQLTQMFAKKGFTQEEMVTLSGGHTIGRSHCTSFSNRLYNFSGTDMQDPSLDPRYAAMLKQQCPQGNKDTNLVVPMNPSSPSITDAGYYVDILANRGLFTSDHTLLTNPATANQVTQNARNPMQWRAKFAAAMVKMGQLEVLTGTAGEIRANCRVING from the exons ATGATTAAGATGAGTCCAAGGAAGCTTACTCGAGTCTTTACGATTTTGGCTGTGGTTTTGTTTTGTCAGAGTGTTCATTCCCAGCTTCAAATAGGATTTTATAGAGATACTTGCAGCTTAGTAGAATTCATTGTCAAAGAAGAGGTGACGAAAGCGTTTATTAAGGAAAGAGGAGTGGCGGCTGGTCTCatgagaatgcattttcatgATTGCTTTGTTAGG GGCTGTGACGGATCAGTGCTACTGGATTCCACTCCCCCCAGCACAGCAGAGAAAGACTCCTTTGCCAATAACCCTAGTTTACGAGGATATGAAGTCATAGACAATGCAAAGGCTAGACTGGAAGCTGTTTGCAAAGGAGTAGTTTCCTGCGCTGATATAGTTGCATTTGCAGCAAGGGACAGCATAGAGATA ACTGGAGGACTTGGCTATGATGTCCCTGCTGGAAGAAGAGATGGCAGAACTTCCCTTGCCTCAGAGATAATAGGAAACCTACCTCCCCCAACATTCAATGTCAGCCAACTGACACAGATGTTTGCAAAAAAAGGCTTTACCCAAGAGGAAATGGTTACACTCTCTG GAGGACACACCATTGGGCGATCTCACTGCACTTCATTCAGTAACAGATTATACAATTTCAGCGGGACAGATATGCAGGACCCGAGTTTAGATCCTAGGTATGCGGCTATGTTGAAGCAGCAATGCCCACAGGGTAACAAGGATACTAATCTGGTGGTGCCGATGAACCCGTCTAGTCCAAGCATCACCGATGCAGGTTACTACGTTGATATCCTGGCAAACAGGGGCTTGTTCACGTCAGACCACACTCTGCTTACAAACCCAGCTACAGCAAACCAAGTGACTCAAAATGCAAGGAATCCTATGCAGTGGAGGGCCAAATTTGCAGCAGCAATGGTGAAGATGGGCCAGCTGGAGGTCTTGACAGGAACCGCGGGAGAGATTCGAGCCAACTGTAGGGTGATCAACGGCTAG